TTCGGCATCGTCTATTGGGGCGACAGTCCGGACACTGACGACAACGTGCACGGCGTTCCCGTCTTGACGACGGCCATTCGGCCTCCGCCGCAGAATCCACCTGCACCCCTCTCACCGGCCCAAGGAACGGGCATTTACAAACTCGACGCCAATCTCAGCCAAACGCCTCTCAACCAAGACATTCATGTCCGAGTCGAACTGACCCGTATCGCGTCCGACTCCGCCAACCATAGCTCAGGCTGGCTGTTGGAAGTCTGGCTGCTCAAGGAAAGCAGCACCACCGCCAACCAGATCGCGGCGATGAAAGACACCACCCGCCCAATGGCGCAGCTTGCTCCGGGCTTCGTAGCCCACCTGCGCGACACGCCGACTCTATTCGATCTTCAAGGCGGCTTTTGCACCAGCGATGCCGATTGTGCTGCGGGCTATTCCTGTTCAACTACCGACCAGCAGTGCTACGCTCCCGCCCTGAAAAATGTCAGGCTTGGGTTCACCAACGCCCAAAGCACTCGCGCCCATGACCAACTCATCACCATCAAAGACTTCTTCACGACATGGCTTCCATGAAACGTGCCGTTCCACCAGCGCCGACTCTTGCGATGTGCGGCTTCACCCTCACCGAAATGGCGGTGGTGCTGGTCATCGTCGCCCTGCTGATCGGCGGCATGATCCTGCCGCTCTCCACCCAGATGGATCTTCGCAACGTCGCGGAAACCCGCAAGCAACTGAGTGACATCGTTGAAGCGCTCTATGGTTTCGCCGCCAGTCATCCCGCCAGCGATGGCCGCCCCTATCTGCCTTGCCCGGACACCGATGGCGATGGAATAGAAAACCGCAGTGGGGGAAGTTGCGCGAACCAAGAGGGCAAGCTACCGTGGTCTACTCTTGGTTTGGGCCGCCAGGACGCCTGGGGAAATCCATTCCGATATAGAGTCACCGCCTCCTTTTCCAACAGCATGACCGGATTCACTCTACTCACGGGCGGAGACATGCGGGTCTGCACGACAGGTGCCTGCATCGCCACCCTAGGCACTCAACTTCCTGCCGTCATTCTTTCGACCGGCAAAAACGGCCTCGCCACCCCCACCGATGCCGATGAGCTTGCCAATCTCGACGGCAATACGGATTTCGTCATGCATGATTCAACCAATGCGACAAGTTTTGACGATCAGGTCGTCTGGTTGCCACCGACCATCTTGTTCAATCGCATGGTGACCGCCGGCCGTCTGCCTTGACACATACGCTGCCAGCGAACATTGACCTCGATAGCAAAAGTTATTATCATGCGCGGTTCTTCAAAACGTTATCTCTGGAGTCCAACATGTATGCGGTCATAAAAACCGGTGGCAAGCAATATCGCGTGGTCGCCGGCGAAAAAATCAAGGTAGAACAGATACCGGCTGATGTGGGCACCGAAATTTCCCTGGATCAGGTCATGATGGTCGGCGCTGGCGAGAGCGTGAAGATTGGTAATCCGCTCGTCTCCGGAGCCACTGTGACTGCAAAGGTGATTTCGCAAGGCCGCCATCCCAAGGTGAAGATTTTCAAGATGCGGCGGCGCAAACATTATCAGAAGCATCAAGGGCATCGCCAGAACTATACGGAATTGGAAATCAGCAGCATCAATGCCTGATTTCGCGGTTTAGGAGCAGACCATGGCACACAAAAAAGCAGGCGGCAGTTCGCGTAACGGCCGTGATTCCGAATCGAAACGCCTCGGCGTGAAGCGCTTTGGCGGTCAGCTGGTGGCTGCCGGCAACATCATCGTTCGCCAACGCGGCACCCGGTTTCACCCCGGTGAGAACGTCGGTATCGGTAAAGACCACACCCTTTATGCCAAGACTACCGGGATCGTGAAGTTCTGCGTCAAGGGGCCGATGCAGCGTCACTACGTCACCATCGAACCCGT
This genomic interval from Sulfuricystis multivorans contains the following:
- a CDS encoding type II secretion system protein encodes the protein MKRAVPPAPTLAMCGFTLTEMAVVLVIVALLIGGMILPLSTQMDLRNVAETRKQLSDIVEALYGFAASHPASDGRPYLPCPDTDGDGIENRSGGSCANQEGKLPWSTLGLGRQDAWGNPFRYRVTASFSNSMTGFTLLTGGDMRVCTTGACIATLGTQLPAVILSTGKNGLATPTDADELANLDGNTDFVMHDSTNATSFDDQVVWLPPTILFNRMVTAGRLP
- the rplU gene encoding 50S ribosomal protein L21, coding for MYAVIKTGGKQYRVVAGEKIKVEQIPADVGTEISLDQVMMVGAGESVKIGNPLVSGATVTAKVISQGRHPKVKIFKMRRRKHYQKHQGHRQNYTELEISSINA
- the rpmA gene encoding 50S ribosomal protein L27, whose product is MAHKKAGGSSRNGRDSESKRLGVKRFGGQLVAAGNIIVRQRGTRFHPGENVGIGKDHTLYAKTTGIVKFCVKGPMQRHYVTIEPVA